One genomic segment of Candidatus Methylacidiphilales bacterium includes these proteins:
- a CDS encoding GDP-mannose 4,6-dehydratase: MTPEKIAVLGSNCFSGSHFVDYALSQGLEVLGISRSPQPDRVFLPYLWHESAPKCFHFEQLDLNRDADRVADCIAGYKPGIVVNFAAQGMVAESWLYPEHWYQTNVVANVKLHDKLRRFDFLKKYVHVSTPEIYGSCSGLITEDAPFNPSTPYAASRAACELHLRTFLRNYSFPVVFTRSANVYGPGQQLYRIIPRTVLYILLGKKLQLHGGGHSVRSFVHVRDVADGTLRAARQGENGQAYHFSTTRNISIRNVVEIVCKLMNAKFESVAEITGDRPGKDAAYLLDNAKARETLGWTPAVELEDGIRETIAWAQNNLDVLKHKPLDYIHQP; the protein is encoded by the coding sequence ATGACGCCTGAAAAAATCGCCGTTCTGGGCAGTAATTGCTTCTCCGGAAGCCATTTTGTGGATTATGCCCTGTCACAGGGCCTGGAGGTGTTGGGCATCAGCCGGTCTCCGCAGCCGGACCGTGTTTTTCTTCCCTATCTGTGGCATGAAAGCGCGCCGAAATGCTTCCATTTCGAACAACTCGATCTCAACCGTGACGCAGACCGGGTGGCTGATTGCATTGCCGGATACAAACCGGGCATTGTCGTTAACTTTGCAGCCCAGGGCATGGTCGCGGAAAGCTGGCTTTACCCTGAGCACTGGTACCAAACCAACGTGGTCGCAAATGTCAAACTGCACGACAAGCTGCGGCGTTTTGATTTTTTGAAAAAATATGTCCATGTCTCCACACCGGAAATCTATGGGAGTTGCAGCGGCCTGATCACGGAGGATGCGCCCTTCAATCCAAGCACCCCCTATGCCGCCTCGCGCGCCGCCTGTGAACTGCACCTCCGCACGTTTCTGAGAAACTACAGCTTTCCGGTCGTTTTCACCCGCTCCGCCAATGTCTATGGGCCGGGTCAGCAGCTTTACCGCATCATCCCGCGCACCGTCCTGTATATTCTGCTCGGGAAGAAGCTGCAACTGCACGGCGGAGGCCATTCCGTTCGCTCGTTCGTTCATGTCCGGGATGTGGCGGACGGGACCTTGCGCGCCGCGCGCCAGGGCGAAAACGGGCAAGCCTACCACTTTTCCACAACACGCAATATCTCCATTCGGAATGTGGTTGAAATCGTTTGCAAACTGATGAATGCAAAGTTTGAATCTGTGGCGGAAATCACCGGGGACCGCCCCGGCAAGGATGCGGCCTATCTGCTCGACAATGCCAAGGCCCGCGAAACGCTTGGCTGGACCCCGGCGGTTGAGTTGGAGGACGGTATTCGTGAAACCATCGCATGGGCGCAAAATAATCTCGACGTCTTGAAACACAAACCATTGGATTACATCCATCAGCCTTGA